The following are from one region of the Segatella oris genome:
- a CDS encoding DUF1302 family protein, giving the protein MCRNILLLIMLTSVFPIRALSQEEITKNDSLYTDFSDMSENNLNIQVKGFLDTYHAVRASGKGDWMSSRTRLRGEVSLEKENVGLFLSMNAIYNGILKDRTGLNLREAYLTYNAGDFNLRAGRQIIIWGNADALRVTDQISPMDYTEFLAQDYDDIRTPVNAFRVKYIHSIFSIEAICVPVSEFFLLSTDKHNPWAIQLSSKSPYSIDLESQKPSKRIGNMEFGGRVSFNLSGVDFAFCALHTWNKTPALSYSLSEKYTLSVVGNYRRMTMLGGDLSIPVGNFVLRGEAATFLNEAQNAQFGQKVKERNSLNGLVGVDWFLGNDWNLSIQYAHKYISGNLSGLAVLKNTGLATARISKELFRNTLSLSSFAYINVTHGGIFNRFAAQYSINDQISITGGFDYFHADGGMFDMYKKNSEIWMKMKYSF; this is encoded by the coding sequence ATGTGTCGAAATATATTGCTGCTAATAATGCTCACTTCGGTATTTCCGATCCGAGCATTATCTCAAGAAGAAATAACGAAAAACGATAGCCTTTACACAGATTTCTCTGATATGTCAGAAAACAATCTTAATATTCAGGTAAAAGGCTTTCTTGACACCTATCATGCTGTTCGTGCGAGTGGAAAAGGTGATTGGATGTCTTCTAGAACGAGATTGCGTGGAGAAGTTTCCCTTGAAAAAGAAAATGTAGGGTTATTTTTATCCATGAATGCTATCTATAATGGAATCTTAAAAGACCGTACAGGTCTTAATCTAAGAGAAGCATATTTGACTTATAACGCTGGCGATTTTAATTTACGAGCAGGTAGGCAAATCATTATTTGGGGAAATGCAGATGCTTTACGTGTTACAGACCAGATTTCGCCTATGGACTATACTGAGTTTTTGGCACAAGATTATGATGACATTCGTACTCCTGTAAATGCTTTCCGAGTGAAGTATATACATTCTATTTTTAGCATAGAAGCTATTTGTGTTCCTGTTTCCGAATTTTTCCTGCTTTCTACAGATAAACATAACCCTTGGGCAATACAACTTTCATCGAAATCACCTTACTCTATAGACCTTGAAAGTCAGAAACCGAGTAAGAGAATAGGGAATATGGAATTTGGAGGACGTGTATCTTTTAATTTATCAGGGGTGGATTTTGCCTTTTGTGCGTTGCACACTTGGAATAAAACACCAGCATTAAGTTATTCGCTCTCTGAAAAATACACACTTTCTGTTGTTGGAAATTATCGAAGAATGACAATGCTTGGAGGCGATCTTTCTATACCAGTAGGGAATTTTGTTTTAAGAGGTGAAGCTGCAACATTCTTGAATGAGGCACAAAATGCCCAATTCGGACAAAAAGTAAAGGAACGCAATAGTCTTAATGGACTTGTAGGGGTAGATTGGTTCCTAGGAAATGATTGGAATTTAAGCATCCAATATGCACATAAATACATATCCGGGAATCTATCAGGACTCGCTGTTCTAAAAAATACAGGTTTGGCAACAGCTCGGATTTCCAAGGAATTATTCCGCAATACTCTCTCTCTATCTTCTTTTGCCTATATAAATGTTACTCACGGGGGGATATTCAATAGATTTGCTGCTCAATACTCGATTAATGATCAAATAAGCATAACAGGAGGATTCGATTATTTCCATGCGGATGGAGGAATGTTTGATATGTATAAAAAGAACTCCGAAATATGGATGAAGATGAAGTATAGCTTTTAA
- a CDS encoding YhcG family protein, producing MSMHNISLTSTEYQSFRDEITKRIRSAQYEALKAVNKEMIALYWEIGMRITVQQTALGWGKSVVENLSQDIQKEFPGIQGFSARNMWDMARFYSEYQSNEILQPLVAEISWTKHIVILTKCKETQQRQFYILATKKYGWTKDVLIHKIELKTYENFLLGQSNFDTTLPENIRNQAALAVKDEYTLDFIGLGEGHSEYELEQAIIKNIRSFLMEFGTDFSFMGNQYRLEVDGREYFIDLLLYNRRLQAMIAVELKIGEFKPEYKGKMEFYLNVLNETVKLPHENPAIGIIICKSKSRTIVEYALKTSAMPIGVATYSLSPELPEAYKELLPASEDIAKKLELLIKE from the coding sequence ATGAGTATGCATAATATATCGCTCACTTCGACAGAATACCAAAGTTTCAGAGACGAGATAACCAAGCGCATTCGCTCCGCACAATACGAGGCGTTGAAAGCCGTCAATAAGGAGATGATAGCCCTTTACTGGGAAATTGGCATGCGTATTACAGTACAGCAGACAGCACTCGGCTGGGGAAAATCTGTTGTGGAAAACCTTTCCCAAGATATTCAAAAGGAGTTTCCGGGCATACAAGGATTCAGTGCGAGAAATATGTGGGATATGGCACGATTCTACTCTGAATATCAATCAAATGAAATTCTGCAACCATTGGTCGCAGAAATCAGTTGGACAAAACATATCGTCATTCTGACCAAGTGTAAGGAGACACAACAGAGACAGTTCTACATCTTGGCAACCAAGAAATACGGATGGACGAAAGACGTGCTGATACACAAAATAGAATTGAAGACGTATGAGAACTTCCTGCTCGGACAAAGCAATTTTGATACCACGCTACCCGAAAACATTCGTAATCAAGCCGCCCTTGCCGTAAAAGACGAGTACACTTTGGATTTTATCGGATTGGGCGAGGGGCATTCTGAATATGAGCTGGAACAGGCTATCATCAAGAATATCCGCTCTTTTCTGATGGAGTTCGGAACGGACTTTTCGTTCATGGGAAATCAGTACCGACTGGAAGTGGATGGCAGGGAGTATTTTATTGACCTGTTGCTATATAACCGTCGCTTGCAGGCAATGATAGCCGTGGAGCTGAAAATCGGTGAGTTTAAGCCTGAGTACAAAGGGAAGATGGAGTTTTATCTCAATGTCCTGAATGAGACGGTTAAGTTGCCGCATGAAAACCCTGCCATCGGCATCATCATTTGCAAATCCAAAAGCAGGACGATTGTGGAATATGCCCTCAAGACTTCGGCAATGCCCATCGGTGTGGCGACATACAGCCTTTCACCCGAACTGCCCGAAGCCTATAAGGAACTGCTTCCGGCATCCGAGGATATAGCCAAGAAATTGGAACTGCTTATCAAAGAATAA
- a CDS encoding helix-turn-helix transcriptional regulator, with product MEVFQLHIDKRFPASNIRLLEAEGMSIVWGTFQLNEELDIQKYSSDTNKSRNNYFLSHFCISGNTKSTATERQFQICDEQHSIFSLKERSAVNLHIAPSRKGYNSFFEYSLSQKYFKEHFIQESRILNDMEERTEMESICWAGRNLCITPSMMFLISEITRQPYSGAMMSLFLESKIMELYLAQIHSFDSYDYHILKLSRNDIDRLYDARDYISENLNKRISILALAREIGINQTKLKTGFKQLFGTTIFDYAIDQKMKLAIALLEENRLSLTEISYKIGYSHPNHFSLAFKRRFGVSPSMFT from the coding sequence ATGGAAGTATTTCAGCTACATATAGATAAGCGTTTTCCTGCATCAAATATTCGACTTTTAGAGGCGGAGGGGATGAGTATTGTATGGGGAACATTTCAATTGAATGAAGAATTAGATATACAGAAATACTCTTCAGATACGAATAAATCTAGAAATAACTACTTCTTATCACATTTCTGTATTTCAGGGAATACAAAATCAACAGCAACCGAGCGTCAATTTCAGATTTGCGATGAACAGCACAGTATTTTCTCTCTTAAGGAACGATCTGCTGTCAATCTACATATTGCTCCTTCTCGAAAAGGATACAACTCTTTCTTTGAGTATTCCCTGTCACAAAAATATTTCAAAGAACATTTCATACAAGAAAGTCGTATCTTGAATGATATGGAGGAGCGAACAGAAATGGAATCTATTTGCTGGGCAGGCAGAAATCTATGTATAACTCCCTCAATGATGTTCCTCATTTCTGAAATTACCAGACAGCCATATTCGGGAGCAATGATGAGTTTGTTTTTGGAAAGCAAAATCATGGAACTGTATCTTGCTCAGATTCATTCTTTTGATTCTTATGATTATCACATCTTAAAACTATCAAGAAACGATATAGACAGACTCTATGATGCACGGGATTACATTTCCGAGAATTTGAACAAAAGAATATCTATTTTAGCTCTTGCACGTGAAATAGGTATAAACCAAACCAAATTGAAGACCGGGTTCAAACAGTTATTTGGAACTACGATTTTTGATTATGCCATTGATCAAAAGATGAAACTTGCTATAGCGTTGTTAGAAGAGAATCGCTTATCATTGACGGAAATCTCCTATAAAATAGGTTATAGCCATCCCAATCATTTCTCTTTGGCATTTAAAAGAAGATTTGGTGTGTCGCCAAGCATGTTTACATAA
- a CDS encoding TonB-dependent receptor — MAMSIYLFYKVIVEVFLLMKRNVRLNVLFLIPYNNIIRWSIGIVTLPLIQPCSIFAQESSHITTYYGVVKDAETGQGLSEVSVYVSNTLGCVTDNQGKYQLQLPKGEYVIIFSCIGYQTEKRNVEVPQKTSTEINVSLFPVNKELSEVRVIAKSKTQKMREVPSSVTILDSKMLQGQVATLNEILNRASGVKVAQQGGLGSISRIIIQGLDGKRIGVFINGISMGSSEEFSFASIPIDAIQFVEIYKGNVPAKLGGEGLGGAINIILKSSLRDYFEAMYEISSYNTHLANFILHKNLSNNRFHFEIGGTFNSSLNNYDFVSPFEQGRTIHRDHDRYRYWQLHGSISFLKSWFNNSLVDIGVDNVYDEIQGGLMNVQNNIQHAHIKSKTIQIRQYLSKSLLENHLSVSLSSNVHFSLVNQVDTSHYCYDFIGNKFKSGSVQGEIGALPNDSHDKLFSLQEMLNINYRINNYHSINWNTTYKYNNKIPEDKLADKYAHYPTSGYPNKVYSITSGISYESSLFDNKMTNELGGKFFYYVSEVMPSNEINSVQKKPEIVRTSAHSIGWNEALAWHLNPFFTLKASIASNFRMPTVKELFGDGMLIYPSSKLKSEKSLNVNIGVSCLLGTSYPTFRVDLNAFYMNVRDMIKLMYSNMNMVHANIGKIRNIGVEGELTSELTSWLSFKGNVTYLDARDIERTAIGGGKNFHYNYRIPNLPYFYANSEFNIHKHNVILKNSHLSLFTGFEFTERFSYNWEASVQNTMIVPRKWIFYIGTKCSFYNRFHMNFEIHNLFNKRAWAEFRYPLPGRTFHLKLRYTI; from the coding sequence ATGGCCATGTCTATATATCTATTCTACAAAGTTATTGTAGAGGTATTTCTCTTAATGAAACGAAATGTCAGATTGAACGTTCTGTTTCTGATTCCTTACAATAACATAATAAGATGGAGCATTGGCATTGTTACTTTACCTCTCATACAACCTTGCTCTATTTTTGCACAAGAAAGTTCGCATATTACGACATATTATGGAGTTGTTAAGGATGCAGAAACAGGGCAAGGATTATCAGAGGTTTCTGTCTATGTATCAAATACTTTAGGATGCGTTACGGATAATCAAGGAAAATACCAATTACAACTACCCAAAGGGGAATATGTTATTATTTTTTCTTGCATCGGATATCAAACAGAAAAACGCAACGTGGAAGTACCTCAAAAGACTTCTACTGAAATCAACGTGTCCTTGTTTCCAGTGAATAAAGAACTATCAGAAGTAAGGGTGATAGCAAAAAGCAAAACTCAAAAAATGAGAGAAGTCCCATCTTCTGTTACAATACTGGATTCTAAAATGTTACAAGGGCAAGTTGCAACACTCAATGAAATCCTGAATAGAGCGTCTGGAGTAAAAGTTGCACAACAAGGAGGTCTTGGAAGTATATCTCGAATTATTATTCAAGGTCTTGATGGTAAACGCATTGGTGTTTTTATCAATGGTATATCAATGGGCAGTTCAGAAGAATTTTCCTTTGCTTCCATTCCTATTGACGCCATTCAGTTTGTAGAGATTTACAAAGGAAATGTTCCTGCAAAATTAGGAGGAGAAGGGCTGGGTGGTGCTATAAATATCATACTTAAATCTTCTCTGAGAGACTATTTTGAAGCTATGTATGAAATCTCTTCATATAATACCCATCTTGCAAACTTTATTCTTCATAAAAACTTAAGTAACAACAGGTTTCATTTTGAGATAGGAGGGACATTTAATTCTTCTTTGAATAATTATGACTTCGTGTCTCCTTTTGAACAAGGAAGAACAATTCATCGGGATCATGATAGATATAGATATTGGCAACTACATGGAAGTATCTCTTTTCTCAAATCTTGGTTTAATAATTCTTTGGTGGATATAGGTGTAGATAATGTTTATGATGAAATACAAGGCGGATTGATGAATGTACAAAACAACATTCAACATGCCCATATTAAAAGCAAAACAATTCAGATCAGGCAGTATTTGTCAAAATCTCTTCTTGAAAATCACCTTTCTGTCAGTTTAAGCTCAAATGTCCACTTCTCGCTCGTAAATCAAGTGGATACGTCTCACTACTGTTACGATTTTATTGGAAATAAATTCAAAAGTGGATCTGTGCAGGGGGAAATAGGAGCTTTACCTAACGATTCACACGATAAACTTTTTTCACTACAAGAAATGCTGAATATAAACTATAGAATAAATAATTATCATTCGATAAATTGGAATACTACGTATAAATATAACAATAAAATACCCGAAGATAAATTAGCTGATAAATATGCTCATTATCCAACAAGTGGTTATCCCAATAAGGTGTATTCTATCACTTCTGGAATTAGCTATGAATCAAGTTTATTTGACAATAAAATGACGAATGAACTTGGTGGAAAATTTTTCTATTATGTATCAGAAGTTATGCCATCTAATGAAATAAATTCCGTCCAAAAGAAACCTGAAATTGTTAGGACCAGTGCCCATTCAATAGGTTGGAACGAAGCCTTAGCTTGGCATCTCAATCCTTTTTTTACATTGAAAGCATCTATTGCCTCTAATTTCCGGATGCCAACTGTAAAGGAGTTATTTGGAGATGGGATGTTGATATATCCTTCTTCCAAGCTCAAATCAGAAAAAAGTCTAAATGTAAATATAGGAGTTAGTTGTCTATTGGGGACAAGTTATCCTACTTTTCGTGTTGATTTGAATGCTTTCTATATGAATGTCAGAGATATGATAAAGTTGATGTATAGTAACATGAATATGGTTCATGCGAATATCGGGAAGATACGAAATATCGGAGTTGAAGGAGAACTTACATCAGAACTTACTTCTTGGCTATCCTTTAAAGGAAATGTTACCTATTTGGATGCTAGAGACATAGAGAGAACTGCTATCGGGGGAGGAAAGAACTTCCATTATAATTATCGGATTCCAAATCTACCATATTTTTATGCTAACAGTGAATTCAATATCCATAAACATAATGTGATACTGAAAAATTCCCATCTTTCATTATTTACGGGCTTCGAATTTACAGAAAGGTTCAGCTATAATTGGGAGGCAAGCGTTCAAAACACGATGATAGTTCCTCGCAAATGGATATTCTATATTGGAACAAAATGCTCTTTTTATAACAGGTTTCATATGAACTTTGAGATACATAATTTATTTAACAAGCGTGCTTGGGCAGAATTTCGTTATCCACTACCAGGAAGAACGTTCCATCTAAAATTGAGATATACAATCTAA
- a CDS encoding efflux RND transporter permease subunit has protein sequence MRINSINKIFGKMTMWILKHRLLVVISFIGILAFSFVGMKRIMMKTSFDDYFIKDDPMLIKTNEFKSIFGNDYYVAVLVNNDNIFSHESLKLIRELSNELVDSLSYAEKVTSLTDLEFMVGNDDGMQIEQIVPEDIPIDKQGLQAIKEKAYSKPHIASKLVSKDGKMTWILVKLRPFPEEQEWKKSSDLAPDMLTGKETEHIINKDKYKSLSPNAAGMPYLNYEKFVFLKGEMGRLMLFAVIAAIIVMFFVTRSIRGVISPILTTISGIILGFGIIGWSGLYIDMSTSMIAVILTFACSVAYNIHLYSLFKTHFLQTGKRRESIIASLEGTGWGVTLACVTTVAAMMSFLAMKIVPMKAIGINTTLCLLSVLLTCLFITPIILSFGKNKPPHVNISKSIEVFLGDRFEKMGGFICRNHRSIVIISVIITIFCGIGMCFIEPAFDLEKTVGKKVPYANRFLELCNTELGSMYSYDLMIVLPNEGDAKKPENLEKLERLSQIANSYTLTKRHNSILDIIKDMNYTLNGNNTDFYKIPDNPDMIAQLLLLYENAGGTESEYWMDYAYRRLRLQIEIKSYNSNEAEKEMKNIQIEAKKMYPNAHVSTVGNLPQFTVMQQYVERGQMWSMLLSILIIGIILLIVFKSWKVGLVGMIPNLAPAIIVGGIMGWLDYPLDMMTASIIPMILGIAVDDTIHFINHGHLEYSLTGNYDVSINKTFRIEGIAIVMSTVVISATFAGFISSDAIQMKNWGLLAILGMVSALLADLFLTPVLFKYLHLFGVEKKDPLNTTLKINKQ, from the coding sequence ATGAGGATTAATAGTATCAATAAAATCTTTGGAAAGATGACGATGTGGATATTAAAGCATCGTCTACTCGTAGTTATTTCTTTCATTGGAATTCTTGCTTTTTCTTTTGTAGGGATGAAAAGAATTATGATGAAGACTTCTTTTGATGATTATTTCATCAAGGATGATCCTATGCTAATTAAAACAAATGAGTTCAAATCTATTTTTGGAAATGACTATTATGTTGCCGTATTGGTCAATAATGACAACATTTTTTCTCATGAAAGTCTGAAACTGATTCGAGAATTAAGTAATGAATTGGTCGATAGCCTTTCATATGCAGAAAAAGTTACGTCATTAACAGACTTGGAATTTATGGTAGGTAATGATGATGGAATGCAGATTGAGCAAATCGTTCCAGAAGATATCCCTATTGACAAACAAGGATTGCAGGCGATAAAAGAGAAAGCATATTCCAAACCTCACATAGCTAGTAAACTTGTGTCCAAAGATGGAAAAATGACTTGGATATTAGTAAAACTTAGGCCTTTTCCTGAAGAACAAGAATGGAAGAAATCGAGTGATTTGGCTCCTGACATGTTAACTGGGAAAGAAACGGAACACATTATCAACAAAGATAAATACAAATCTTTGTCCCCCAACGCGGCTGGAATGCCTTATCTAAACTATGAGAAATTCGTTTTTCTGAAAGGAGAGATGGGACGTCTTATGCTGTTTGCAGTTATTGCTGCTATAATTGTTATGTTCTTTGTAACACGTTCGATTCGTGGTGTAATATCTCCAATACTAACAACTATTTCAGGAATTATTCTTGGTTTTGGAATTATCGGATGGAGTGGACTATATATAGACATGTCAACATCTATGATTGCCGTCATTCTTACATTTGCATGTTCCGTCGCCTACAACATTCATTTATATAGTCTATTTAAGACACATTTTCTTCAGACAGGAAAGCGTAGGGAATCAATTATTGCATCCTTAGAGGGAACAGGCTGGGGAGTTACACTTGCTTGTGTAACAACTGTGGCTGCAATGATGTCCTTTCTCGCCATGAAAATTGTACCTATGAAAGCCATCGGTATAAATACAACACTGTGTCTGCTCTCAGTGTTATTAACTTGCCTATTTATCACCCCTATCATCTTGTCATTTGGAAAAAATAAGCCTCCCCATGTCAATATTTCAAAGAGTATTGAAGTTTTTTTGGGAGACAGATTTGAGAAAATGGGGGGCTTTATCTGTCGAAACCATCGCTCTATTGTTATTATATCGGTGATTATCACAATCTTTTGTGGGATTGGCATGTGCTTTATTGAGCCAGCTTTTGACTTGGAAAAAACTGTCGGGAAAAAAGTTCCTTATGCGAATAGATTTTTGGAATTGTGTAATACGGAACTTGGCAGCATGTATTCTTACGATTTGATGATTGTACTCCCCAATGAAGGAGATGCTAAAAAGCCCGAAAATTTAGAAAAGTTGGAACGATTGAGTCAAATTGCAAATAGCTATACTTTGACAAAACGCCATAATTCTATCTTGGACATCATAAAGGATATGAATTATACATTGAATGGGAACAATACTGATTTCTATAAAATCCCTGATAACCCAGATATGATAGCTCAATTGTTGCTGCTATATGAAAATGCGGGTGGAACAGAATCTGAATATTGGATGGATTATGCTTATAGAAGACTAAGACTTCAAATAGAAATAAAATCATATAATTCCAATGAGGCTGAAAAAGAAATGAAAAATATTCAGATTGAGGCAAAAAAAATGTATCCAAACGCCCATGTGTCTACCGTTGGCAACCTTCCGCAATTCACCGTAATGCAACAATATGTGGAAAGAGGCCAAATGTGGTCTATGCTTTTATCCATCTTAATCATTGGCATTATCTTACTGATTGTCTTCAAGAGTTGGAAAGTAGGGCTTGTTGGAATGATTCCGAACTTAGCACCTGCTATTATTGTCGGGGGAATCATGGGGTGGCTAGACTATCCTCTTGATATGATGACAGCTTCCATCATTCCGATGATTTTAGGTATAGCCGTTGATGATACTATCCATTTTATCAATCATGGGCATCTTGAATATAGTCTAACTGGAAATTACGATGTATCCATAAATAAGACTTTCAGAATCGAGGGTATTGCAATAGTAATGTCCACAGTAGTCATATCTGCAACATTTGCAGGATTTATTTCCTCTGATGCAATTCAAATGAAAAATTGGGGATTATTGGCAATCCTCGGTATGGTGTCAGCTCTTCTCGCAGATTTATTCCTGACACCTGTGTTATTCAAATATCTACATCTTTTCGGCGTAGAAAAAAAAGACCCACTCAATACAACATTAAAAATCAATAAACAATGA
- a CDS encoding DUF3945 domain-containing protein has protein sequence MDEKIKDQEVLLVKDQKDEDLKAVTGTDEKGGLKTVPPTAEHEQSFLKFDKHSNALENFLSNFMRQFKNPTPLNFFKVPFESAVASARVLSEMLQAPDVPSNKEMLDSARVNPSDYAVEQKQSFQGIDPDKVKWEQFEQMGVSRESLEKGKHLDDLLQYRKTPLVPISIKIGEVSLHTDARLSLKASGDGTFIPVVHAIRKEPQLEREFFGHTFTDEDKKALRETGNLGRTVELTFPGKDEPTRSFVSIDRLTNDIIALSADRVRIPDEIKGVKLSDEQKKELSEGKSIYVEGMTSKTGKHFNANLQFNADKRSIEFRFGSPKQEQRQRQAPEGQEQAEQKELRVPKKMLGRDISPEEQAKLKAGQTVYMTGLIDKKGEPFNAYVRPNFEKNKFDFLKWNPDKSQAKEVIPDNASRTQVAVNSEGKTNEATKHVKEPLKQGQTEPTTGQEQKQEEKKRSKGMKM, from the coding sequence ATGGACGAAAAAATCAAAGACCAAGAAGTCCTTTTGGTCAAGGATCAGAAGGACGAGGATCTCAAAGCCGTCACAGGTACGGACGAGAAAGGCGGACTGAAAACCGTTCCGCCTACCGCCGAGCATGAACAGAGCTTCCTGAAGTTCGACAAGCACAGCAATGCGCTGGAAAACTTCCTCTCCAACTTCATGCGGCAGTTCAAGAACCCTACGCCGCTGAATTTCTTCAAAGTTCCCTTCGAGAGTGCCGTTGCCAGCGCACGGGTTCTCTCCGAGATGCTCCAAGCTCCGGATGTTCCCTCCAATAAGGAGATGCTGGATTCCGCCCGTGTCAATCCTTCCGACTATGCGGTAGAGCAGAAACAGTCCTTCCAAGGCATTGACCCCGACAAGGTGAAGTGGGAACAGTTCGAGCAGATGGGCGTAAGCCGTGAGAGTCTCGAAAAGGGCAAGCATCTTGATGACCTGCTTCAATACAGAAAGACTCCACTTGTTCCCATCAGCATCAAAATCGGGGAAGTCTCCCTGCATACCGATGCCCGTCTTTCCCTGAAAGCCTCCGGAGACGGAACATTCATTCCCGTTGTCCATGCCATCCGCAAGGAACCTCAATTGGAGCGCGAGTTCTTCGGGCATACCTTCACCGATGAGGACAAGAAAGCCCTCAGAGAAACGGGCAACCTCGGTCGCACCGTGGAACTGACCTTCCCCGGCAAAGATGAGCCGACCCGCAGTTTCGTAAGCATCGACCGCCTGACCAACGACATCATCGCCCTGAGTGCCGACCGGGTACGCATCCCCGATGAAATCAAGGGCGTGAAGCTGAGCGATGAGCAGAAAAAGGAGTTGTCGGAAGGCAAGAGTATCTACGTGGAGGGAATGACATCCAAAACGGGAAAGCACTTCAATGCCAACCTTCAATTCAATGCCGACAAGCGGTCTATTGAATTTCGTTTCGGCTCTCCCAAACAGGAACAACGCCAAAGACAAGCCCCCGAAGGACAGGAACAGGCGGAGCAGAAAGAATTGCGTGTCCCCAAGAAGATGCTGGGACGCGACATCTCTCCCGAAGAGCAGGCAAAGCTCAAAGCAGGTCAGACGGTCTATATGACCGGGCTTATCGACAAGAAGGGAGAGCCTTTCAATGCCTATGTACGCCCGAACTTCGAGAAGAACAAGTTCGACTTCCTCAAATGGAATCCCGACAAGTCCCAAGCCAAAGAGGTTATTCCCGACAATGCTTCCCGCACGCAAGTCGCCGTCAATTCCGAAGGCAAGACCAACGAAGCTACCAAGCATGTGAAGGAGCCACTCAAGCAGGGACAGACAGAGCCTACCACGGGGCAGGAACAAAAGCAAGAAGAGAAAAAGCGTTCCAAGGGAATGAAAATGTAA
- a CDS encoding RteC domain-containing protein has translation MRMQGLLPSLPIKSAKKFRWTGKATDLVELLYALDTCACINDGEIGIEELADAFSEIFGIEIKNCYNVYMNMKRRKDDSRTYFLDELREELNKRMVESDLKGGKFKKR, from the coding sequence ATGAGGATGCAGGGGCTTCTTCCTTCTTTGCCTATCAAATCTGCTAAGAAATTCCGTTGGACAGGTAAAGCAACCGACTTGGTGGAACTACTCTACGCACTCGATACCTGTGCCTGTATCAACGATGGTGAAATCGGTATAGAAGAATTGGCAGATGCCTTTTCCGAAATCTTTGGTATAGAAATCAAGAACTGCTACAACGTCTATATGAACATGAAACGCCGCAAGGATGACAGCCGCACCTATTTTCTTGATGAACTCCGAGAGGAGCTGAACAAGCGTATGGTGGAGAGCGACCTGAAAGGCGGAAAGTTCAAGAAGCGGTAA
- a CDS encoding outer membrane lipoprotein-sorting protein, translated as MRTKSLIIIALSVMCFCVANASTPSGREIMLKVKNRPDGDTRYATLSMTLVQKNGSKRERKLSSWAMDVGKDTKKIMFFTYPGDVKGTGFLTWDYDNPNKEDDKWLYLPAMKKTRRISGKSSKTDYFMGSDFTYDDMGSRNVDEDKHTFLREETFEGHKCWVVESIPVGKQEIYSKKISWIRQDCCIAVKVDYYDKLNKLHRSFYASQISEIQGFWCVLHMEMKNIQTGHRTLLSISDPRFNVKIEPNLFTVSKLEKGI; from the coding sequence ATGAGAACGAAAAGTTTAATAATCATAGCACTCTCTGTGATGTGCTTTTGTGTTGCAAATGCAAGTACCCCTTCCGGAAGAGAAATTATGCTTAAAGTAAAAAATCGTCCCGATGGTGATACTCGTTATGCCACGTTGAGTATGACTCTTGTTCAGAAAAATGGCAGTAAGCGAGAACGTAAACTCTCTTCATGGGCTATGGATGTCGGTAAAGACACGAAAAAAATCATGTTTTTTACTTATCCTGGCGATGTAAAAGGGACTGGCTTTCTTACATGGGATTATGATAATCCAAATAAAGAAGATGACAAATGGCTTTATCTACCTGCAATGAAAAAAACGAGAAGGATTAGTGGAAAATCTTCTAAAACGGACTATTTCATGGGAAGTGATTTTACCTATGATGATATGGGCTCACGTAATGTAGATGAGGATAAGCATACTTTTCTCAGAGAGGAAACTTTTGAAGGTCATAAATGTTGGGTAGTAGAATCTATTCCTGTAGGAAAGCAAGAGATATACTCAAAAAAAATATCATGGATTCGACAGGACTGCTGTATTGCCGTTAAAGTCGATTATTACGATAAATTAAATAAACTGCATCGTAGTTTCTATGCGTCTCAAATATCGGAAATACAAGGATTTTGGTGTGTCTTGCATATGGAGATGAAGAATATCCAAACAGGGCATCGAACGCTTTTATCCATAAGCGATCCTCGTTTTAATGTAAAAATTGAACCCAACTTATTCACAGTATCAAAACTAGAAAAGGGGATATAA